CGGATGCAAGACCATCAGCTTTAACAACAAGTGGAAACTGGGTTTTGTCCAGAAAAGATATTGCATCATTAGTATTTTTAAAAATACCAAACTTAGCTGTTGGTATATTGTACTTTTCACATATTTTTTTTGTAAATATTTTTGAGCCTTCCAATTGAGAAGAAATTTTATCAGGGCCAAAAATATTTATTTCTGTATCCTTAAAAAAATCTACTATTCCATCAACTAATGGTTTTTCTGGTCCAACTATTAATAAACTAATTTTATTTTTGATTGAAAATTCTTTAATTTTATTAAAGTCTAAAAAATCAATTTCAATATTTTCTGCTATATCTGAGGTTCCAGCATTACCAGGAAAACAGTATATCCTATCAACCTTAGGTGATTTTTTGATTGATAAACATAGAGCATGCTCTCTTCCACCACTTCCAATTATTCCAACTTTCATATAGATGTATATAAACTAAAAATGAATAAAAAATTAGCAAAATTAAAATATTTACCAAATAACTTTGAAATAATTGAAAATGGTGATCATGTTGTTTGTGCTGTATCAGGAAAATTAATTATTTTAGAAAATCTTAATTATTGGAATGTTGAGCTTCAAGAACCATATTTTTCATATGTAGAAGCTCATAAAAAAAAAGAGACACACTAAATTTTTACTTCCATCTATCATGAGACCATATCCATTCACCTGGATTTTTTAAAATTGTTTTCTCCAGCCAAATGTTTAGCTCTCTAGTAATTTTTTCAGCTGAGAGGTTCTTTGAAAATTCAATTGGTTTTTCAACTTTAATATTAAAGTTTATACCATTATGCCTCTCAATATAAATTGGTATCACTTTACAATTAAATTTTTTTATAAATTGTGCCGGAATAGTTGTGGTGAATGCTTCTTCATCAAAGAATT
The nucleotide sequence above comes from Candidatus Pelagibacter giovannonii. Encoded proteins:
- a CDS encoding DUF2093 domain-containing protein, which gives rise to MNKKLAKLKYLPNNFEIIENGDHVVCAVSGKLIILENLNYWNVELQEPYFSYVEAHKKKETH